The following are encoded together in the Tripterygium wilfordii isolate XIE 37 chromosome 18, ASM1340144v1, whole genome shotgun sequence genome:
- the LOC119983675 gene encoding vegetative cell wall protein gp1-like produces MATQQTTARPWFRLASIARQPAPQVPAAEPAPPQPRPPLARPAFRPVVQPQPTQTEPTPPPPAAAPQPQAPRAPASPPVPTAPTPLVPTTPAPRVSAPSSSLPASPASTTSPVVPPVTTTSSVPSSPKPRASAPISSVPSSPASKPAATSTSVPSSPASKLATTSTSVPTTPATKAATVSSSVPSSPAPKPVYSKPSSPTPKTTSPTTVTARVPSPAQPSPRTLKPAVETPPQSPKPKPTAPPPSPLTLPPSQIKPNAEPESKSPPEAEQKDVLVQKTIEKANGDTHKPSIAHTGKQGVAKEMETKGKAHQKKYSSDTEEGGTRVITLAGENKGAFMEVIKSPKKNGFEGTSSYLYKKGNAGRTSSDSGSEFQSYSSSSSEEEGNPNMKKDMSNRAMSMNSTPMNAFMNSNVQGVNNSIVFKSSCTHHDPGVHLALSRKPPNGGYQVKDRSSGYNS; encoded by the coding sequence ATGGCAACCCAACAGACCACTGCTCGTCCTTGGTTCCGTTTAGCTTCAATAGCCCGCCAACCAGCTCCTCAAGTCCCAGCCGCTGAGCCCGCTCCTCCCCAGCCAAGACCCCCCCTTGCTCGTCCCGCATTTAGGCCAGTTGTTCAGCCTCAGCCCACTCAAACAGAACCAACTCCACCACCACCCGCTGCTGCTCCACAACCACAAGCTCCTCGCGCCCCTGCATCCCCACCTGTGCCCACTGCTCCGACTCCTTTAGTTCCAACAACTCCAGCTCCAAGAGTCTCAGCTCCTTCATCCTCACTACCTGCCTCTCCTGCCTCAACTACTTCCCCGGTTGTCCCTCCTGTCACTACCACATCTTCGGTTCCATCATCTCCCAAACCACGAGCTTCAGCTCCTATCTCATCAGTGCCATCTTCTCCAGCCTCAAAACCTGCCGCAACTTCAACTTCAGTGCCATCTTCTCCAGCCTCAAAACTTGCCACAACTTCAACTTCAGTGCCAACTACTCCAGCAACCAAAGCAGCCACAGTTTCTTCTTCTGTTCCATCATCCCCGGCCCCCAAACCAGTTTACTCAAAACCAAGTTCTCCAACTCCCAAGACTACCTCCCCAACCACTGTGACTGCACGTGTTCCCAGCCCTGCACAACCATCTCCAAGAACCTTAAAACCTGCAGTAGAAACCCCACCTCAATCACCTAAGCCCAAACCAACTGCTCCACCACCTTCTCCTTTAACCCTTCCACCTTCCCAGATAAAACCCAATGCAGAACCTGAATCCAAGAGCCCACCGGAGGCAGAGCAGAAAGATGTGCTTGTGCAGAAGACCATAGAAAAGGCCAATGGCGATACTCACAAGCCCAGTATTGCTCATACTGGGAAACAAGGAGTGGCCAAAGAAATGGAAACAAAGGGGAAAGCCCATCAAAAGAAGTATTCTTCAGACACAGAGGAGGGAGGTACGAGGGTCATAACACTAGCAGGTGAGAACAAAGGTGCATTCATGGAAGTAATCAAATCTCCCAAGAAAAATGGATTCGAGGGTACTTCTTCTTATCTTTACAAGAAGGGAAATGCTGGGCGTACTTCAAGCGACAGCGGCAGTGAATTCCAAAGCTACAGTAGCAGCAGTAGTGAAGAAGAAGGGAACCCAAATATGAAGAAGGACATGAGCAACAGAGCAATGTCAATGAATTCAACTCCTATGAATgcattcatgaatagtaatgttCAAGGTGTAAACAATTCAATTGTTTTCAAATCTTCTTGCACTCACCATGATCCCGGAGTCCACCTTGCTCTCTCCAGAAAGCCTCCCAATGGCGGATACCAGGTCAAGGATCGCAGCAGTGGCTACAACAGCTGA
- the LOC119984876 gene encoding protein TILLER ANGLE CONTROL 1 has product MKIFNWMHKRFHQNLQKDGFDRIVKKPDLGTTSDLERQALLKQVALVNVLDGWRDGILTIGTFGLQSFEPPTIISQKHDYLILQNQEEDDDQEETYSVDNVEDANDEDNDNKYEECEEEEEEEEMNPLMFTTFDCNFDDIESEFGANVVKPDVPLTPFYGSSEIQPDLGVAAINQRENKGERVTLADLFSADSEVKKKPKLEKIELDSGKLQGLKTKNGLSFAKKLIPLVGEDSRPIKKLNRLMRKMLKRKIHPELEGRAQKFDDQVQATEPAIACESVALLPTPAEPAV; this is encoded by the exons ATGAAG ATCTTCAATTGGATGCACAAGAGGTTTCATCAGAATCTTCAAAAAG ATGGGTTTGATCGAATTGTGAAAAAGCCAGACCTTGGTACTACTAGTGACTTAGAGAGGCAAGCATTACTGAAACAAGTAGCACTTGTGAATGTGCTAGATGGTTGGAGAGATGGCATTTTGACAATTGGAACATTTGGTCTTCAATCTTTTGAGCCTCCAACAATCATAAGCCAAAAACATGACTACCTCATCCTCCAAAACCAGGAAGAGGATGATGATCAAGAAGAAACGTATTCCGTCGATAATGTTGAGGATGCCAACGATGAAGACAACGACAACAAGTATGAAgaatgtgaagaagaagaagaagaagaagagatgaatCCACTGATGTTTACAACATTTGACTGCAATTTCGACGACATTGAATCAGAATTTGGTGCAAATGTAGTGAAACCAGATGTTCCTCTGACCCCATTTTATGGATCCTCTGAAATTCAACCCGACTTGGGTGTTGCTGCGATCAATCAGAGAGAGAATAAAGGAGAAAGAGTAACGCTAGCGGACCTGTTCTCCGCGGATTCTGAGgtcaaaaagaaaccaaaacttGAGAAAATCGAACTCGATTCTGGTAAACTGCAGGGTCTTAAAACCAAGAATGGACTTTCTTTTGCCAAGAAGTTGATTCCTCTTGTTGGCGAGGATTCACGTCCAATCAAAAAACTAAACCGA TTGATGAGGAAGATGTTGAAGAGGAAAATTCACCCAGAACTGGAAGGCAGGGCACAAAAATTTGATGACCAAGTCCAGGCTACAGAGCCTGCTATTGCCTGTGAATCAGTTGCTCTGCTTCCAACCCCAGCAG AACCTGCTGTTTGA
- the LOC119983969 gene encoding cytochrome P450 78A3-like has product MTTEIDSLWIFALASKCKALTQESILWPILIIGFAWLAMALIYWAHSGGPAWGKYRLRKAALTKPIPGPRGLPLIGSMNLMGSLAHHRLAAAAESCDAKRLMAFSLGDTRVILTCNPDVAKELLNSSVFADRPIKESAYSLMFNRAIGFANYGVYWRTLRRIAATHLFSPKQIKAAESQRQVLASQMVTIFGNKQENFGVRELIKRASLNNMMCSVFGREYELNSTSWEVEELKELVDEGYDLLGLLNWTDHLPWLANLDLQRIRSRCGNLVPRVNKFVGKIIAEHRAEPAERSRDFVDVLLSLQGADKMSDSDMIAVLWEMIFRGTDTVAVLIEWVLARMVLHPDIQSKVHAELDRVVGSRGVTEADIAAMEYLPAVVKEVLRMHPPGPLLSWARLAITDTTIDGYHVPAGTTAMVNMWAITRDPEVWEKPLQFMPERFVAKDGEVEFSVLGSDLRLAPFGSGRRVCPGKNLGMTTVNFWVASLLQEFEWLPADDKSVDLSEVLRLSCEMANPLTVQVRPRRMISTSQ; this is encoded by the exons ATGACAACAGAGATCGACAGTCTCTGGATCTTTGCTCTTGCTTCAAAATGTAAGGCCCTCACTCAAGAATCCATTTTATGGCCAATTTTGATCATTGGCTTCGCTTGGCTTGCCATGGCTTTGATTTACTGGGCTCACTCTGGTGGTCCAGCTTGGGGCAAGTACAGGCTCCGAAAAGCTGCTCTGACTAAGCCAATTCCTGGTCCTAGAGGTTTGCCTCTGATTGGGAGCATGAATTTGATGGGCTCACTAGCTCACCATCGGCTAGCAGCTGCAGCTGAGTCTTGTGACGCCAAGAGGCTCATGGCTTTCAGTCTTGGCGACACACGTGTCATACTGACTTGCAATCCAGATGTAGCTAAAGAGCTATTGAATAGCTCGGTGTTCGCGGATCGTCCGATTAAGGAGTCCGCTTACAGCTTGATGTTCAACAGAGCAATTGGGTTCGCCAATTACGGTGTTTACTGGCGTACTCTGAGGAGAATTGCCGCGACCCACCTGTTCTCcccaaaacaaatcaaagctGCTGAGTCGCAGCGGCAAGTGCTTGCATCCCAAATGGTCACCATATTTGGGAATAAACAAGAGAATTTCGGCGTTCGGGAGTTGATTAAGCGAGCTTCGCTCAACAACATGATGTGCTCTGTTTTTGGGCGCGAATATGAATTGAATTCCACAAGTTGGGAAGTTGAGGAGCTGAAGGAACTTGTCGATGAAGGTTATGATCTCTTGGGTTTGCTCAACTGGACTGACCATCTCCCTTGGCTCGCTAACCTCGACCTCCAGAGAATCCGGTCAAGATGTGGAAACCTCGTACCCAGAGTGAACAAGTTCGTTGGCAAAATTATCGCTGAACACCGAGCTGAACCGGCCGAAAGAAGCCGAGATTTCGTCGACGTTTTGCTGTCTCTCCAAGGTGCCGATAAAATGTCGGACAGTGACATGATCGCCGTTCTTTGG gAAATGATATTTAGAGGAACTGACACCGTGGCGGTTTTGATCGAGTGGGTGCTGGCTAGGATGGTGCTTCATCCCGATATCCAGTCAAAAGTTCATGCTGAGTTGGACAGAGTCGTTGGATCACGTGGCGTTACTGAAGCTGACATCGCCGCCATGGAGTATCTCCCCGCGGTGGTGAAGGAGGTTTTGAGAATGCACCCACCGGGCCCACTTCTCTCATGGGCCCGTTTGGCCATCACCGATACGACCATCGATGGGTATCACGTACCTGCTGGAACTACTGCGATGGTCAACATGTGGGCCATCACGAGGGACCCAGAGGTTTGGGAGAAACCACTGCAATTTATGCCCGAGAGATTTGTTGCCAAGGATGGTGAGGTGGAGTTTTCTGTGCTCGGATCTGATCTCAGGCTCGCACCTTTCGGGTCGGGTAGGAGAGTCTGCCCAGGAAAGAACCTGGGTATGACCACTGTCAACTTCTGGGTGGCATCGCTGTTGCAGGAGTTCGAATGGCTGCCGGCCGACGACAAGAGTGTTGACCTGTCAGAGGTGCTCAGGCTGTCTTGTGAGATGGCTAATCCCTTGACGGTTCAAGTCCGCCCCAGGCGCATGATCAGCACATCCCAGTAA